A genomic region of Jaculus jaculus isolate mJacJac1 chromosome 10, mJacJac1.mat.Y.cur, whole genome shotgun sequence contains the following coding sequences:
- the Tmem176b gene encoding transmembrane protein 176B, whose product MAQTTVTVSGVEVASLSLQSTLINIHICQELALMQLMKALGSLHQVLPHPRDCGPSKTGRSPRQLALGVTQLVLGVVRCALGVCLYLGPWIELCASGCAFWVGSVAIVAGIDIIVHEKCQSKLWGLHASSGHTSPLLTLTGIATAVAAVILGIRSLIWQPGDFSMDCVDWRAYTCRVHEENDSKNEEGVFLSETHHSLLLYGMSPQRAGVKALCTWTLP is encoded by the exons ATGGCCCAAACCACAGTGACAGTGAGTGGAGTGGAGGTGGCTTCCTTGTCCCTGCAGTCTACCCTGATTAACATCCACATCTGCCAGGAGTTGGCTCTGATGCAACTGATGAAAGCCCTGGGCTCCCTCCACCAGGTTCTCCCTCACCCTCGGGACTGTGGGCCTTCCAAGACAGGCAGGAGCCCCAGGCAGCTGGCTCTGGGG GTGACCCAGCTAGTTCTGGGGGTTGTGAGATGTGCTCTTGGGGTGTGTCTCTACTTGGGACCCTGGATTGAGCTGTGTGCCAGTGGCTGTGCTTTCTGGGTAGGGTCTGTG GCTATTGTAGCAGGAATAGACATCATTGTCCATGAGAAGTGTCAGAGCAAACTGTGG GGTCTGCATGCCTCCTCGGGACATACGTCACCTCTGCTCACCCTGACTGGCATTGCTACTGCTGTGGCTGCTGTCATCCTGGGCATAAGGAGCTTAATCTGGCAACCTGGTGACTTCTCCATGGACTGCGTGGACTGGAGGGCATATACCTGCAGAGTCCATGAGGAGAATGACAGCAAGAATGAGGAAGGGGTCTTCCTGAGTGAGACCCATCACAGCCTCTTGCTCTATGGAATGAGTCCCCAGAGGGCAGGTGTGAAGGCCCTTTGCACTTGGACTTTACCTTAG